A genomic segment from Cyprinus carpio isolate SPL01 chromosome A22, ASM1834038v1, whole genome shotgun sequence encodes:
- the LOC109099389 gene encoding granzyme B-like codes for MIISVLLLVTLLPYLTVPASVQVGIVNGTEAKPHSRPYMVSIQSNNKHKCGGFLVSEQFVMTAAHCFKEGEKLTAVVGAHDLTHDSRHMDVKFYHIHPGYESKSLLNDIMLIQLHEKVNKSKIVNWISIPKKNKDIKTKVKCSVAGWGKKNTKGAASAKLMEVDVTIIDAKQCKKSWEKMYSISRMVCAGGRGGFCQGDSGGPLVCNNVAVGVVSFNELNNCNSPKLPNVYTKISKFLSWIKAILEGVKQEL; via the exons CATCTGTGCAAGTGGGTATAGTAAACGGCACAGAAGCTAAACCTCATTCAAGACCCTACATGGTTTCAATTCAAAgtaataacaaacacaaatgcgGTGGCTTCCTTGTATCTGAACAGTTTGTCATGACGGCTGCGCACTGCTTTAAAGA AGGAGAGAAGCTGACAGCTGTGGTTGGAGCTCATGATCTCACTCATGATTCTCGCCACATGGATGTGAAGTTCTACCACATCCACCCTGGGTATGAGTCCaaaagtctgctaaatgacaTCATGCTAATTCAG CTACATGAAAAGGTCAATAAGAGCAAGATCGTCAACTGGATctccataccaaagaaaaataaggACATCAAGACCAAGGTCAAATGCAGTGTTGCaggatgggggaaaaaaaacaccaaaggtGCAGCGAGTGCTAAGCTTATGGAGGTGGATGTCACCATCATTGATGCAAAACAATGTAAGAAGTCCTGGGAAAAAATGTACTCCATCTCACGTATGGTGTGTGCAGGTGGCCGCGGAGGATTTTGCCAG GGGGATTCAGGAGGACCCTTGGTGTGCAATAATGTCGCAGTCGGTGTTGTTTCATTCAACGAGCTAAACAACTGTAACTCACCTAAACTACCAAATGTCTACACCAAGATTTCCAAATTTCTAAGTTGGATAAAAGCTATTCTTGAAGGTGTGAAGCAAgaactttaa
- the LOC109047095 gene encoding trypsin-like, whose product MTHFTAILLTTAVTTLHITVVVGVEIINGGKVSKNSLQYMVSVQNNKKHFCGGFLISPQYVLTAAHCASKEMTVVLGDHDISPQKNLKRYDVIHKFIPKTFKNVEMGNDIMLLKISSKAVLGEKVKTVKIPDLHYRVESNTQCLVAGWGSTKQHKDVNYLLALNVSTVDIHNCKKAWKKKPKQKKSITKLPPNIICAGGYKQNGGVCLGDSGGPLVCNSMAVGIVSFCRICKYPDVPNIFTDISKYAHWIKAIKKKKET is encoded by the exons ATGACACACTTCACTGCGATTCTGCTCACCACAGCTGTGACCACACTGCACATCACAG TTGTGGTTGGAGTTGAGATAATCAACGGGGGAAAAGTTTCAAAAAATTCCTTGCAATACATGGTCTCAGTGcagaacaataaaaaacatttttgtggaggATTTCTGATATCTCCTCAGTATGTTCTTACAGCTGCACACTGTGCAAG TAAAGAGATGACTGTTGTTCTTGGCGACCATGATATTTCTCCACAGAAAAATCTAAAAAGATATGATGTGATTCACAAATTTAtaccaaaaacattcaaaaatgttgaGATGGGTAATGACATCATGCTTCTAAAG ATTTCTAGTAAAGCAGTTTTGGGAGAAAAGGTGAAGACGGTGAAAATCCCAGATCTACATTACAGAGTTGAAAGCAATACCCAGTGCTTGGTTGCTGGATGGGGTTCGACTAAACAGCACAAAGATGTCAATTACCTTTTGGCCTTGAATGTATCAACTGTTGACATCCACAACTGCAAGAAAGCATGGaagaaaaaaccaaaacaaaaaaaaagcatcacaaaacTTCCACCAAACATCATCTGTGCTGGAGGATATAAACAGAATGGAGGAGTGTGCTTG GGTGATTCTGGAGGTCCGCTGGTATGCAATTCAATGGCAGTGGGCATTGTGTCTTTCTGCAGAATCTGTAAATATCCTGATGTACCGAATATCTTCactgatatttcaaaatatgcaCATTGGATCAAAGcaattaagaagaaaaaagaaacttaa
- the LOC109059652 gene encoding kallikrein-7-like, with product MKMSAAYGLLLSVALTSLILTGTFGADIINGKKAKKNSMLYMASVQIDGKHKCGGFLINPSYVLTAAHCDKSGNMTVILGTHNISPQGANLKRYTVQNKHKHPSYKNVKTGNDIMLLKLSKKLKTGKGVKTIKMAKSKDKPLKSKTKCQIAGWGQTEQENVVNDLLVTDVSPINSSTCQTMWKKVNVNLPNNVLCAGGYETKSGACQGDSGGPLVCSGTAVGIVSFNLGRCDYPNVPNVYTEISKFRGWINEVIKGGA from the exons ATGAAGATGAGTGCAGCGTATGGCCTGTTGCTCTCAGTGGCTTTGACGAGCTTGATACTGACTG GCACATTTGGAGCTGATATCATCAATGGCAAAAAAGCCAAGAAGAACTCCATGCTGTACATGGCATCAGTGCAGATTGATGGAAAACACAAATGTGGAGGATTCCTAATCAACCCGAGCTATGTGCTCACAGCCGCACACTGCGATAAAAG TGGTAACATGACTGTGATCCTGGGCACCCACAACATCAGTCCACAAGGAGCAAATCTGAAAAGATATACTGTGCAAAATAAACATAAGCACCCATCctacaaaaatgtcaaaactgGGAATGACATCATGCTTCTGAAG CTGTCCAAGAAGCTGAAAACTGGCAAAGGTGTGAAAACCATCAAAATGGCAAAAAGCAAGGACAAACCGCTGAAGTCAAAGACCAAGTGCCAGATTGCAGGATGGGGTCAAACTGAACAGGAAAATGTGGTGAACGATCTGCTGGTGACAGATGTGTCACCTATCAACTCCTCCACCTGCCAGACAATGTGGAAAAAAGTCAACGTGAATCTCCCCAACAACGTCCTGTGTGCTGGGGGTTATGAGACCAAAAGTGGTGCTTGCCAG GGTGATTCGGGCGGACCGTTGGTGTGCAGTGGGACAGCAGTGGGAATTGTTTCTTTCAACTTGGGACGCTGTGACTACCCAAATGTTCCCAATGTTTACACTGAAATTTCAAAATTCAGAGGCTGGATCAATGAGGTGATCAAAGGAGGTGCTTGA
- the LOC122134014 gene encoding MICOS complex subunit MIC13 — MAAKILPLVKFATKVTIAGGAIYVAYDSGLLGDGKEGSVTLGRAKAAIPPAVEEWVKYFGFELPATPKIEFSPLDAWNSGVQKSIHALSVAPSTVSDYTKQGLKYVKDLTK; from the exons ATGGCTGCCAAGATTTTGCCTTTAGTCAA GTTTGCGACAAAAGTGACAATTGCAGGGGGCGCTATATATGTCGCATATGATTCAGGACTTCTTGGAGATGGCAAAGAGGGGTCTGTCACCTTGGGTCGAGCTAAAGCTGCCATCCCACCTGCTGTGGAGGAGTGGGTGAAGTACTTTGGCTTTGAG cttCCTGCCACACCCAAAATTGAGTTCTCACCACTGGATGCATGGAACTCAG GGGTCCAGAAGTCTATCCATGCCCTATCGGTCGCCCCTTCTACAGTTAGTGACTACACCAAACAAGGCCTCAAATATGTTAAAGACCTCACAAAATGA
- the LOC109046640 gene encoding LOW QUALITY PROTEIN: MICOS complex subunit MIC13 (The sequence of the model RefSeq protein was modified relative to this genomic sequence to represent the inferred CDS: deleted 1 base in 1 codon) — protein sequence MAAKILPLVKFATKVTIAGGAIYVAYDSGLLGDGKEGSVTLGRAKAAIPPAVEEWVKYFGFELPATPKIEFSPLDAWNSGVQKSIHALSVAPSTVSDYTKQGLKYVKDLTK from the exons ATGGCTGCCAAGATTTTGCCTTTAGTCAA GTTTGCGACAAAAGTGACAATTGCAGGGGGCGCTATATATGTCGCATATGATTCAGGACTTCTTGGAGATGGCAAAGAGGGGTCTGTCACCTTGGGTCGAGCTAAAGCTGCCATCCCACCTGCTGTGGAGGAGTGGGTG AAGTACTTTGGCTTTGAG cttCCTGCCACACCCAAAATTGAGTTCTCACCACTGGATGCATGGAACTCAG GGGTCCAGAAGTCTATCCATGCCCTATCGGTCGCCCCTTCTACAGTTAGTGACTACACCAAACAAGGCCTCAAATATGTTAAAGACCTCACAAAATGA